One Lepus europaeus isolate LE1 chromosome 7, mLepTim1.pri, whole genome shotgun sequence DNA segment encodes these proteins:
- the LOC133764839 gene encoding translation machinery-associated protein 7-like: MSGREGGKKQPLKQPKKQAKEMDEEDKAFKQKQKEEQKKLEELKAKAAGKGPLATGGIKKSGGGKTDDFLYIGEKA, from the exons ATGTCTGGCCGGGAAGGTGGCAAGAAGCAGCCCCTGAAACAGCCCAAGAAGCAGGCCAAGGAGATGGATGAGGAAGATAAGGCTTTCaagcaaaaacagaaagaggagcagAAGAAACTCGAGGAGCTAAAAGCGAAGGCAGCAGGGAAGGGCCCCCTGGCCACAGGTGGAATTAAGAAAtctggcg GTGGGAAAACAGACGATTTCTTGTATATTGGCGAGAAGGCCTAA